In Streptomyces sp. NBC_00433, a single genomic region encodes these proteins:
- a CDS encoding histidine kinase produces the protein MRSVITVVSVTLVIAGAAAALFWLVRGRRGFGTPVERAAFAALHEASLAAPLLRDGLGPESARKAARHLRALLAAPALAVVGDGELLAWDGVGRHHTAQAVAHTRDAIDAGRPWLVPADTIDCGDLECPVRAAVVVPLVVDGLVVGALTVYARQMSAGLVRAAGEVAHWVIAQLELAELDRSRTRMMEAELRALRAQISPHFVYNSLTAIASFVRTDPARARELLLEFAELTRYSLRKHGEFSTLAEELRSVDRYLRLERARFGARLRVDLLIAPEVLPVAVPFLCLQPIVENAVRHGLGPKATPGLITIRAEDAGAECRISVEDDGVGMDPEQVRLQLAGEAEGDSLGLGNVDERLRAVFGDEYGLVVETAPGAGTKISVRVPKYRNGVHAS, from the coding sequence ATGAGGTCGGTGATCACCGTGGTGTCCGTGACGCTGGTGATCGCCGGCGCGGCGGCCGCCCTCTTCTGGCTGGTCCGCGGGCGGCGCGGCTTCGGCACCCCCGTGGAGCGCGCGGCCTTCGCGGCGCTGCACGAGGCCTCGCTCGCCGCCCCGCTGCTGCGCGACGGGCTGGGCCCCGAGTCGGCCCGCAAGGCCGCCCGCCACCTGCGGGCACTGCTGGCCGCCCCCGCGCTGGCCGTCGTCGGCGACGGCGAACTCCTGGCCTGGGACGGCGTCGGCCGGCACCACACCGCGCAGGCCGTCGCCCACACCCGGGACGCCATCGACGCGGGGCGCCCCTGGCTGGTGCCCGCCGACACCATCGACTGCGGCGACCTGGAGTGCCCGGTCCGCGCGGCGGTCGTGGTGCCGCTGGTCGTCGACGGGCTGGTCGTCGGCGCCCTCACCGTCTACGCCCGGCAGATGTCCGCCGGCCTGGTGCGGGCCGCGGGCGAGGTCGCGCACTGGGTGATCGCGCAACTGGAACTCGCCGAACTCGACCGCTCCCGCACCCGGATGATGGAGGCGGAACTGCGCGCCCTGCGCGCCCAGATATCCCCGCACTTCGTCTACAACTCGCTCACCGCCATCGCGTCCTTCGTCCGCACCGACCCGGCACGGGCCCGCGAACTGCTGCTGGAATTCGCCGAGCTGACCCGCTACAGCCTGCGCAAGCACGGCGAGTTCAGTACCCTCGCCGAGGAGTTGCGGTCGGTGGACCGATACTTGCGGCTGGAACGCGCCCGCTTCGGCGCCCGGCTGCGGGTCGACCTGCTGATCGCACCCGAGGTCCTGCCGGTCGCGGTGCCCTTCCTGTGCCTCCAGCCGATCGTGGAGAACGCCGTACGCCACGGGCTGGGCCCCAAGGCCACGCCGGGCCTGATCACCATCAGGGCCGAGGACGCCGGGGCCGAGTGCCGGATCAGTGTGGAGGACGACGGGGTGGGCATGGACCCGGAGCAGGTCAGGCTGCAGCTCGCCGGGGAAGCGGAAGGCGACTCGCTGGGCCTGGGCAATGTCGACGAGCGGCTGCGCGCGGTCTTCGGCGACGAATACGGCCTGGTCGTGGAGACCGCGCCGGGCGCCGGGACCAAGATCAGCGTCCGGGTGCCGAAGTACCGGAACGGAGTGCACGCTTCATGA
- a CDS encoding LytTR family DNA-binding domain-containing protein — MRPLRILAVDDEPPALDDLSYLLRGDHRVGRVLAADSSDAALRLLEGEPIDAVFLDIRMPGLDGLDLVRVLSRFARPPAFVFVTAYEDFAVDAFALKACDYLLKPVGGERLAEAVRRVAALLDDQAGPRQPAAPDAAPERIPVDLGGITRFVSRDDVAYVEAQGDYVRLHTAGHAPLVRVPLALLAERWEPHGFLRIHRSFLVSLRHVEELRSDAGHWTVRVAGSELPVSRRHTRELRDVLVRWAPAQGPGPA; from the coding sequence ATGAGACCGCTGCGGATCCTGGCCGTGGACGACGAGCCGCCCGCACTGGACGACCTCAGCTACCTGCTCCGCGGCGACCACCGCGTCGGCCGGGTGCTGGCCGCCGACAGCAGCGACGCGGCACTGCGGCTGCTGGAGGGCGAGCCGATCGACGCGGTCTTCCTCGACATCAGGATGCCCGGACTCGACGGGCTCGACCTGGTCCGGGTGCTCAGCCGCTTCGCCCGCCCGCCGGCTTTCGTCTTCGTCACCGCCTACGAGGACTTCGCCGTCGACGCCTTCGCCCTGAAGGCCTGCGACTACCTGCTCAAACCGGTCGGCGGCGAGCGCCTCGCCGAGGCGGTGCGCCGGGTCGCCGCGCTGCTCGACGACCAGGCCGGACCGCGGCAGCCGGCCGCCCCCGACGCCGCACCCGAGCGGATACCGGTGGACCTCGGCGGCATCACCCGCTTCGTGTCCCGCGACGACGTGGCCTACGTCGAGGCCCAGGGCGACTACGTCCGCCTGCACACCGCGGGCCACGCGCCGCTGGTGCGGGTGCCGCTGGCCCTGCTCGCGGAGCGCTGGGAGCCGCACGGCTTCCTGCGCATCCACCGCAGCTTCCTGGTCTCGCTGCGGCACGTCGAGGAGCTGCGCTCGGACGCCGGGCACTGGACGGTCAGGGTCGCGGGCAGCGAACTGCCGGTCAGCCGCCGCCACACCAGGGAGCTGCGCGACGTCCTGGTCCGCTGGGCGCCCGCGCAGGGACCGGGCCCGGCATGA